In Solanum pennellii chromosome 3, SPENNV200, a single window of DNA contains:
- the LOC107012122 gene encoding SUMO-conjugating enzyme SCE1, giving the protein MSAGIARGRLAEERKAWRRNHPHGFVAKPETLPDGSVNLMVWHCSIPGKTGTDWEGGCYPVTIHFSEDYPSKPPKCKFPQGFFHPNVYPSGTVCLSILNEDSGWRPAITVKQILVGIQDLLDQPNPADPAQTEGYHLFIQDAIEYKKRVKLQAKQYPPLV; this is encoded by the exons ATGTCTGCAGGAATCGCTCGTGGCCGTCTTGCTGAAGAACGCAAAGCTTGGCGCAGGAATCATCCCCAT GGGTTTGTGGCTAAACCGGAGACGCTTCCAGATGGGTCAGTGAACTTGATGGTGTGGCACTGCTCTATTCCTGGTAAAACAGGG ACGGATTGGGAAGGTGGTTGTTATCCAGTTACGATTCACTTCAGTGAAGATTATCCTAGCAAACCACCGAAGTGCAAATTCCCACAAGGTTTCTTCCATCCGAATGTGTATCCATCAGGAACAGTTTGCTTGTCGATCCTCAATGAAGACAGT GGTTGGAGACCAGCCATTACAGTGAAACAGATACTCGTTGGCATCCAAGACCTGTTAGATCAGCCAAACCCTGCTGATCCTGCTCAAACTGAAGGATATCATCTCTTTATTCAG GATGCTATTGAGTACAAGAAGCGGGTTAAGCTGCAGGCCAAGCAATATCCTCCTCTGGTGTAG
- the LOC107015089 gene encoding tRNA-dihydrouridine(16/17) synthase [NAD(P)(+)]-like, which translates to MRFQLISVSSIFILNSRHHTYLYRNLSMATETLNSAINGEVVDDDLLCSDATTTSSIIEQEGGRHPVGLNCANGYLKGEARIERAWAHWKKLGEPKLIVAPMVDNSELPFRLLCRKHGAQAAYTPMLHSRIFSENEKYRSLEFTTCKEDRPLFVQFCANDPDTLLEAARRVEPYCDYVDINLGCPQRIARRGNYGAFLMDNLPLVKSLVEKLANNLDVPVSCKIRVFPNLQDTLSYAKMLEDAGCSLLAVHGRTRDEKDGKKFRANWEAIKAVRDVVRIPVLANGDIRHMDDVHNCLEKTGADGVLSAESLLENPALFAGYRTAEWGLSTAGIKEDGKLDQAELVVDYLKLCERHPVPWRMIRSHVHKMLGEWFRIEPSVREDFNQQSQLTFEFLYDLVNRLRELGVSVPLYVKETQEEAASPNGDGA; encoded by the exons ATGAGATTCCAACTTATCTCCGTCAGCTCCATTTTCATCCTAAATTCTCGCCACCACACATACCTTTATAGAAACCTTTCCATGGCTACTGAAACCCTAAATTCCGCCATTAACGGCGAAGTCGTCGACGACGATCTTCTATGCTCCGACGCCACCACCACTTCATCTATCATTGAACAAGAAGGAGGGAGGCATCCAGTCGGACTGAATTGTGCGAACGGTTACTTAAAGGGGGAAGCACGGATAGAGAGAGCTTGGGCTCATTGGAAGAAGTTAGGAGAGCCGAAACTTATTGTTGCTCCAATGGTTGACAACTCAGAGTTGCCTTTTCGTCTGCTGTGTCGAAAGCATGGTGCGCAAGCTGCTTATACACCTATGCTTCACTCCCGTATCTTCAGTGAAAATGAGAAGTATCGTTCTCTTGAATTTACTACCTGCAAG GAGGACCGTCCACTTTTTGTTCAATTCTGTGCAAATGATCCAGACACTTTGCTAGAAGCAGCTCGAAGAGTAGAGCCATACTGCGACTATGTGGACATCAACTTGGG GTGTCCCCAGCGTATTGCGAGACGAGGGAATTATGGAGCATTCCTCATGGATAATCTTCCTCTTGTGAAGTCTCTGGTAGAAAAGTTGGCTAACAATCTTGATGTTCCTGTGTCATGCAAAATACGAGTTTTCCCTAATTTGCAAGATACACTTAGTTATGCAAAAATGTTGGAGGATGCTGGTTGTTCTCTTTTAGCAGTGCACGGCCGAACAAGGGATGAAAAAGATGGAAAGAAATTCAGAGCCAATTGGGAGGCCATCAAAGCTGTTAGAGACGTTGTTAGGATTCCTGTCCTTGCTAATGGTGATATACGGCACATGGATGATGTACATAACTGCTTGGAAAAGACTGGTGCTGATGGGGTACTTTCAGCGGAATCTCTTCTTGAAAATCCAGCTCTATTTGCAGGATATCGAACTGCTGAATGGGGATTGAGCACTGCAGGAATCAAAGAAGATGGTAAGCTAGACCAAGCTGAGTTAGTCGTAGATTATTTGAAGTTGTGTGAGAGACATCCAGTGCCATGGAGAATGATCCGTTCTCATGTGCACAAGATGTTGGGAGAGTGGTTTAGGATCGAGCCAAGCGTTAGAGAGGATTTCAACCAGCAATCCCAACTCACCTTCGAATTCCTTTATGACTTGGTAAATCGATTAAGGGAACTTGGAGTGAGTGTACCACTTTATGTGAAGGAGACTCAAGAGGAAGCTGCATCTCCAAATGGAGACGGGGCATAA